CTATTATTGATATCTTTTGATGATTTAGCTAGTTGGTCAAAGCCTTTTCTGAACTCATCAAAACCTTTAGTCAATTCCTCAGATGCATTTACAAATGAACCAAGTACAGGTTCTAATTGATCCATAGTATGTCTTATTCTATCTATACCAGTATTAGCTACGGCGGTTGAATCATCAATATAATTAGTTGTATAATTAGCTAGGTCATGCATTTTATTAGAAGCAGAGGAAGTAAGGTTATTAAGGTTATCCAGTCTGCTGGAAATAGTTTTTGAAGATTTATCGCTGTCATTAATTAATTGATTGACCTGTTTATTAAGAGTACCTAACTCATTATCAATCTGTTCTAGAGTATCTTCTGAGAATAATAAGCGGATAGAGGGTTCTGCTTGACCGATGACACCACCTATATCTTTACGTCCTTTTACTATTCCATAGTTTCTACAATTAGATACATAACCAGTTTGCCTTCCAATTATGCCTCCTATATTATAACCTACATGATGGTAACCTATAGCACCGCGATTTTCACTGGATTCTACGATACCTTGATTATATCCTACAATACCACCAGTATCAGTTAGAGCATCAATATTTTCAGTTGAATTCAATTGTTCAATATTTATGTCTTTTATATTATAAGATGCCATATCTTTGTTTTGAACTATACCGTCATTTGTTGTATTTACATTACTGTTATTGACACATTCTAATATGTAACCTACATTTTGACCTACGATTCCACCTATGTAATGTTCTCCTATTATTAGGCCATTAGATGTACAATTTGCAATTTTACCTGATTTATCATTGTATCCGGCTATGCCTCCAATGCTTGTTGAACCTTTGACAGTTCCATGAAAAGAACAATTAATGATTTGTCCTCTATTTGTACCAACAATCCCACCTATTTCTTTCTTGGTACCGCTAGGTCTTACATTGCCTTTTACAGTAAGATTTTTGATTATACCATTCTCCTGTAGATATCTGAACAATCCTTGGTCGGAGCCGGATTCATGAGTATTTAAACCATTTATTGTATGGTTGTTTCCGTCAAAGATACCAGAGAAGCTTGGTATTGGTTCAAAAGTTATAGAGGATAGGTTGATATCCCCTGTCAATGTAACAATAATGTTCTCTGAGAAGGTATCCAAACGACAGTTCTCTGATAGTTTTTGCAGATCCTCAGCTGTATAGATATATATGACATTAGAAGTTGTTTCTGCTGTAGAATCATAAGTAAGTGTGAATAACATAAATATTGATAATACAACAGATAGATATATTTTTAATCTTTTCAATCTACAACCTCCTCTCTCATTTCCAGTTCTTTATTATCAGTTGTTACGCTTCCCATTTCAACGATACCTTTTACTTCGCCTTTAATGGTACCTTTTATTTCTGCATCTACATATCCTGAGATATATCCTTGTAATCGACCATTCATTTTCAGATTTCCTCTATGTAACGTTATTATTCCTCTTCTTTTTAATACAAAAGCAGTTTTTTCTATTATTTTATCACCAAACAACAGTGTTTGAGGTAGTACACCCATAACTAGGATGAGAGATATTATGGTACCTCTTCCCAAGCAGGTTCCGATAGAGGATATTGCATAGTCAGATGTTATTTTACCAATCAATATACCTGCTGATGCTAATATGGTACCTGATGTAATGATGGTTGGAAAAGCCTGATTCAGCGATTGTATCATTGCCTTATTTATTGGCATGAATTTCTTTAATTCCATATAGCGGCTTGTTATTACTATGGCATAATCTATGGTAGCCCCCATCTGTATTGATGTAACAACAAGATAACTCATGAAGAATATATTGGTATCTTGGATTACTGGAAAAGAGAAGTTGATCCATATACTACCTTGAATTGTTAAAACTAATAACACTGGAACACCTGCTGATTTAAAGGTAAATAGTAAGATAATCATTACAAATAGCCCTGATAGAATACTGATGATTAAATTATCTTTTGCAAAAAATGCTCCCAGATCATTATCACTGGTAGTAGCACCTGCGAAATGTACTTCATCATAATATTTATTAGCTATAGAATGAAATTTATCTAACCAGCCAAAAGCTTCTTCACCTTCTTCAGGCATATTCAAATTCAGTAATATCCTTGAATATTTATCACTTTCCAATTGAGCTTTACCTTCACATAATTTCTCATACAAATCATTCATCTTATTTTCTAGTTCTTCATCTAGATTATAATATCCAGCTTCTTTTTGATTGTATAGGAATATAAATATATCAATCAATGGTACGCCGTATTCATCCAGACCGTTGACCAATTTACTGTATGTACCTTGTTCAATTGCATAAGCTTGATATAGTAATTTTGATATTTCTATATCTATGTCTATTAATTCGGCAAATTGTCTTGGATTCAGTTTGTCAGTGACAAAATATCTGTCATCTACTTTGGTGTTTGCAAGTCCAATAGCAGAATCTGTTACTTTCAGTTTTTCATAATCCTTTAACAGCTTGCCTTCTAATTCATAATTTCCTGATGGTACCATAATCGCTAACAGATTATTGCTTCCAAAGGTTTCTTCTATCTTTTTCTTAGCAATTTGAGTCTCATTTTGTTTTACTGTAGTTAAAGTACTATAACCATATACATAATGAGTTTGATTTGATAAATAAAGTGCACCTACAACAACAACAACAAATAATGGAGGAATGATATATCTTGACTTTACTACGAATTTTCCCCAATTAGTTATTGATGGTACAAAGTTCTTATGTACAGTTTTATCCATTGAGTTACTAAATACCATCAATAATCCTGGCATCAATGTAAAAACAATCAATAAGCTGAATAATAAAGCCTTTATTAAAACAAGACCCATATCAAAACCTAGTTTGAACTGCATGAACATCAAAGCCATCAAACCAGATATTGTTGTCAAACTACTTGATGAAATTTCAGGGATTGCTTTACTAAGAGCTTTAATTGCCGCTTCTCTTGCTGGTAGATGTTCTCTTTCTTCTGTGAACCTATGGCATAATATTATGGCATAATCAATAGCCAATGCTAATTGCAGTACTACCGCAATGGAGTTGGATATAAATGAAATCTCCCCATACAAGAAATGGGTACCCATATTAAGTATGGCAGCAACACCAAATGTAAGTACTAAAACGGGTATTTCCATATAAGTTTTTGAAGTAAACAGTAAAACACCTAAGATAATGAATATAGCTACAACTAAAACCAATTTTATTTCAGATTCTAGTGAAGCAACTGAATCTTCGGTGATGGTACTGGATACGTAGTAATCGTAGTTATCTAAATAAGCAAGAACTTCTTTCATGGCATTTTGTGTTATTTCATCTTTATCTTCACCTTTGAAGGATATTGAAAAAAGTGCTGATGCCAATTTGTAATGATCTATACTTTCATCAAACTCAATACGAGAAACGCCTTCTATTTTTTCTAGATCCTCTTTTATTGATAGAGCTCTGTCATATGTAATATTTGATACCATAACTTTTGCTGTTCCATATGTTAGGAACTCTTCTTCCATAATGGTAAGCCCTTGCCTTGTCTGAGTTGTCTCAGGTAAATATGTAGTGATATCATTATTAACAGATACCCATGACTTAGAAAAGACGCAAAATATAACTAGTATTGTATATACTAGAAAAAAGGCGTTTCTTTTATCAATAATTTGAGTTGATAATTTTTCCATAAATGATACCTTGTTTTCTTTTTCCGCCATAAGCTACCCTCCTTCATGTAATTGAATGTATAAAAGAAAGTATAAAACAATTACCAACAATATACAATAGTCATTTTTACAAGATATATATATTATATTGTTTAGTTTTTTATGTATATAGCATAGTATAACCGACATAAGAATCAAAGAAAAGGGTACTCACGATGAGCTTATAAATAGGAATAATGTATATGCTCATATGTGGAAAGACTATCAAACATCTAGAACCTGCCAATATTATAATTATATACGTTCATACGAATGTTAAAATGCTAATGATAAATGCTGGAATAAGTTGATAATGATAATCATAATTATTGTTGATAATATACTAATATATTGATATAATTAGTATATTATAAGATTCTGAGATGATTGGCAGGGGTAATTATGACAGTACATATAGAATCAAGACAGGAATATATTAATTTTTATAAGAGCATTTCGGCTGTTAAAAAAAATGGAGATGAACTTATTCTAAGTATACTTCCACATTACGGAGCAGGAAAAATCAATATTATAAATATATCAAATTATCTTAGCATTATGATACTAGATATAAAATTGAAAGAAGATGTAGATATTATATATAGATTACCTAATCAACATTTTGAAATATCTTGCTGTCTAGGTGGTATAGCGCAAATATCAAGTAAGAATCATAAGACAATTAATATTGAGAAAGATAGTGTCATATTGTTGAATTCCAGTGATGACAATGAAATCAGTGGTAACATGAAGTTGTTTAAGAATAAGAAGTTTGTCAATATGGCTTTTTCTTTTGATAGAGAGACATATAGTGAATACCATAAGGTAATAAGTAAGGAATTATGGGGAGAAGTACTGACTTCTGATGAAGTCAAAAAAAAACATACTATCTTAGCAGAGAGGTTACCTCATATTAAAATTCTGTTTTTAAGTATATATAATATAGATATTGAGAATAGTAGCCTTAAGAAACTGTACATAGAAAGTAAGATATTAGAGATAATAACCCAAGTAGCATATGCTAGTTGTGATGAGCAGAATAAAATTAAGTTGAATGCTTATGAAAAAGAGCGAATTCAGAGAATACCTGATATAATGATGAAAAATCCATCCAATCCGCCTATGATTGATTCACTTGCTAAGACAACTAACATAAATGTCAATAGGTTAAAAAAAGGATTTAAATATCTATATGGTGACACAATATATAGTTATTTCAAAAAATTAAAATTACACAGGGCAGCTATATTAATTCAAACAACTGATAAAAGTATGTTGGATATAGCTCAAGATGTAGGATATTCAAGTCAAAGCCAGTTTGGAGCATCATTTAAAAAATATTATGGAGTAACACCTCTTGAATTTTCCAAACAAAAATATTTGTTATGACGTATCTTTTTGGGATAAAATTGAAACGGATTCGGAGATACAAAAAAAACTTCCTTTAGTATAATGTTAGGAGTGGCTAACAAATTAAATGCTAAAGGAGTTTTTTATGTCAAAATATATAATAAAAGGTACGAAAGTATTATTAGAGCTGTTAGATAAAAAAAGTAAAAACAATATGATTAAGTCTATATTAGCTGATTTATTGTCAGTTGCATGTAGTATTATGCCTATGTTCGGTTTGTATAATATCATAAATATCATCCTTCGTAAAAGTGATACAAAAGGGATGTTCATATGGGCTGGTGTCATTTTTATTTCTATTATACTAAAGATAATATTTCATGGTAAAGCTATCAGAATATCTCATATAGTCGCTTACGATACACTATATAACTTAAGGAAAGAACTGATTTACAAATTTTCTAGATTGAATCAAGGATATATGGATAGTAATTCTTCAGGAAAACTGAAAAATATCATTTTTGATGATATAGAATCATTAGAACAATTCTATGGACATCATATTCCAGAGATATTATCCAGTTTTTTAATTCCATTAGTCATGGAAATCATTTTATTGATCTTGGACGTGAGAATTGCTCTAGTCATGCTTATACCAGTAATAATATTTTTGATATGTTTACATAGAACCAATGTGTTGCAATCCAAAAACTTTGAGCAAATGTTTATTACTCAACAGAATCTCAATGCATCAATGGTTGAATATATAAATGCTATGAAAGAGATTAAAATATTTGGAGGCAATGAAAAAGTTTTTTGGAGATTTCAACAATCAGTTGACAGTTATAAAGAATTTATGGTGAAGTGGTTTAAAGATAGCAGATACTTAATGACTACTAGCGATATCATTTTATCTTCTGGTATAGTATTTGTATTTCCAGTTGCGGGGTATCTATATATTAATGGAAGTATTGATATTAGTAAGTTCTTATTATATCTGTTTGTTTCGCTATGTTTTTATTCGCCACTAGCCAAAATACCACAATTTACTGATGTGTTAAGTATAAATGCTCATATAGCAGAGCGTTTACAGATGTTATTAAACATGCAGGAACTCAAGAATCATGATTGCCAAAAAACGTGTGTATATGATGGGGATATTATTTTTGATAATGTTTCTTTTGGATATGATGAGAATAAGGTTATTGAGAATCTTTCTTTTACAATAAAGAAAAATCAAGTTGTAGGTTTAGTGGGACCTTCAGGTGGAGGAAAGAGTACAATAACAAAATTAATATCAAGATTCTGGGATGTTAATGAAGGGAAAATCTCTATAGATGGTGTTGATATAAAAGAAATATCTACAGAGAATCTAGCGAAATCTATAGCTTATGTAACTCAAAATGTAAGCACATTCCATATGTCTGTTAGAGATAACATAAAGATGGGAAAACCTGATGCTACAGAAGAAGAAATCATATGGGCTGCAAAAAATGCTATGTGCCATGATTTTATAATAAAACTACCAAAAGGATATGAAACTCTTTTAGGTGAAGATGGAATCAATTTATCAGGAGGACAAAAACAAAGAATAGCAATTGCAAGAGCACTGTTAAAGAATGCTCCTATTCTGTTATTGGATGAAGCTACTGCTTATATGGACCCGGATAATGAAGAACAATTGCAAAAAGTATTGACTAGATTAATGAAAAATAAAACGGTGATAATGATTGCACATAGACTTTCTACAGTCATCGATGCAGATAAAATATTAGTTCTAGACAAAGGAATAATCAAGGAAGAAGGAAACCATAATGATTTAATAGAAGTAGGTAAGATATATAAAAAAATGTGGGATTCTTTTAAATATGGTAGTTCGTGGACTCTAAGAAATAAGGAGGCTGAATAATGTTTAAGTTAATAAAAAGAATATTAGCTCTAAGTGGTGAAAAAAGGAAAAAGCTCTATATAGCCAATTTCTTTCAATTAATACAAGCAACTTGTGAAGGAATAGTCTATATAATCATTTATTTGGCTATAACTCATTTGGTTTCTGGCACATTCGATAAAACAATATTATTACAGTATTTTCTAAGTTTGTTAATAGTTATATCTCTAAGATATATATTTTTTTATCAAGTAAATAGACTGCAAGCTTCAGCAGGATACGAAATAATGAGGGATATCAGAATTGATGAAACCAAGAAATTGAATAATCTGCCACTAGGTGTTTTTCAAAGTAGAGGTATAGGGAAGTTAACATCAACTTTTACAACAGATATGACATTTATTGAAATGCACTGTATGTATGCAATATCAAGATATGTAGCAGGTATGAGCATTATTATTATGACTACAATAATTATGTTAATAGTTGATTGGAGATTAACTTTATTAGCTGTTTCTGGTTTTGTACCAGGATTTTTAGTATACAGGAATTCTAAGAAAAAGCTATTGATTAATGGACAGATACGTCATGAATCACAACAAAAATGTATATCAGCATTAATTGAATATCTAAATGGTTTAGAAACTATACGTTCATATCATATGACAGATAGAATATTCAGTAATATATTTGATAAATTGAATAAGTATAAAGATGCATCAAGCCGTTATGAAATTCAAGCTATCAAACCAATGGCATTGTATCAAATATTAATTAGAATAGGAATGGGTATGATTTTTATTGGAGGGTTGGCATTATATGTAAATAACATTGTCAGTTTAGAAGTTTTTATATTCTTTGCTGTAATCAGTACCTTATACTATCAGCCAATTGAATCAATTTTTCATGATTACGGTACTCTGAATATTATGGGGGTCGCTCTTGATCATCTAGACGAACTTAAAAAGGAAAAGCCTCTAGACAATCATGGCAGTAAAAACATTAGAAAATCTAATATAGAAGGAAATAGGATTAATTTCTGTTATCCTAAAAGTGAAAAAAATGCTATAGAGGGAATCAATTTTAGAATGGAACCTAAAACATTGAATGCTATAGTAGGACATTCGGGTAGTGGTAAAACTACTATGTTATATTTGATTTCCAGATTTTTTGATATTGATAGTGGAGAAATAATGATTGATAAGCATAATGTGAAAGATATAGAGTATGGTAATCTTCTTAAGAATATTAGCGTTGTATTCCAAGATTCATATTTATTGGAAGATACTATATTCAATAATATAAAAATGGGAAGTGAAGATGCCACCCGTGACGAAGTTATAGAAGCTGCTAAAGCTGCATGTTGTCATGATTTTATAATTGAATTGGAAAAGGGTTATGACACTGTAGTAGGAGAAGGGGGTAATACCCTTTCAGGAGGGGAGAAGCAAAGAATAACTATAGCCAGAGCTATCTTAAAAGATGTCCCAATAGTTTTACTGGATGAAGCGATGGCCAGTATAGATCCAGAAAACTCATGGCAGATTAAAAAAGCGATAGATGCATTGACTAGAGATAAGACAGTAATTCTTATAGCACATACACTGGGATATATAAAATATGCAGACCAGATTATTGTTATGGAGAATGGAAGGATTGAAGAACATGGCAAACACGATTATCTCATAGAACGTAATGGGATATATAAGAAAATGTGGGATATACAGCAGACTACAAAAGAATGGAAGGCTATTAATTAATGAGTAGGACAGCAATATTAAAAAAACTGTTTATTTCTATACTAACATTGATATTAGTTACTTTCATGTCCTTTTTGCTAGTTCAGATATCACCTATAGACCCTGTAGAAAGTTATATTAGATTACATGGTTCCAATCCAACGGCTGAAGCTGTCAGGGTAATCAGTAAATCACTTGGATTGGATAAACCATTGATAATACAGTATCTATTATGGATAAAAAATGCACTAACATTAAATTTTGGTAGTTCATTAGTAACAGGTAATCTGGTTGCTCATGAATTTTCAAATGCTATACCAAAAACTCTAACAATGGTGTCAGAAAGTATATTGATTCAGATTATAAGTATATTTTTAATTGGAACTCTAATGCAGCTAATCAATAATAAAATAATAAAAAGACTAATAGAGATTATTAATATTGCATGTTTATCAATACCTTTATTTTTAATTGGAACAATAGCCATTGATATATTTGCTATGAAATTAGATATAATAAATGTATTGAATTCAGGTAGGCTATGGCCTGCGTTATGTTTGGCTGTACCCTATACTGCTCTGTATAGTAATATGTTAAGTACGAATCTGGATAATCAGATGAAATCAGAATGGGCTGTTTATGCAAGATGTAGAGGTATATCAGATAAGAGAATCTTATTTTGCCATGCAATGGGACATTCCATAATTGAATTACTACCAAGTTTTGCACAGAATGTTGGAATACTCTTCGCTTGTTCTGGAATCATTGAAGCTGTTTTTTCATATAGAGGTGTTGGTAATCTAATAATAGAAGCAGTTATCCATAGGGACATACCTATGATTCATGCCAGTGTACTATTTCTAGCAATTATAATATTGTTAGCTAATTTTATTTCAGATATTTGTAAAATAATTATTGGACGTAGAGGAAGACATTATGAATAATAAGGCAAAAACAAAGATTATATTAGTTATTATTGTGTTTGTATTACTTGCAATGAGTAATAATTTTACTCCTCATAATCCTGTAAAACAAAATTTATCTATACGTTTGCAACCATCTTCCAAGGAATATCCTTTTGGTACAGATACACTAGGTAGATGCGTTTTATCAAGGGTTTTGGCTGGAGGGAAATTAACGATTGGTATTGTAATTCTGTCTAGTACAATGGTTCTTATTTTAGGAACTGTGTTTGGACTTATAAATGGACTATATAGCGGAAAGTTGGAAATAGTTTTTGAAAGTATAATAAACATGTTTACAGCACTGCCACCTATAATATACATCTTAGTTTTTGTTGGTATATGGGGTGGAGGAGCATTTACTATGATATTATCGCTAACTCTATCTAATTGGGCAAGAGTAGCTAAATTAGTAAAAGCAAAGGTTGATATTGAGAAAAATAAAGCTTATGTATTTTGTGCTATAACTAGTGGTGCTTCAAGGAACAGATTGATATTTGTACATATCCTGCCTAATTGTATAAGAGAGATATTAGTATTCATGAGCCTAATATGTGCAGATATGATTATCTTAATCGCTAGTTTTTCTTTTATAGGGATAGGATTAGGGTCTGATACGGTAAATTGGGGACAAATGATTGCTGAGGGACGCAGTAAAGTAAGAATCAGACCAGACATAATATTATATCCTGCTATAACAATATTTTTATCAACATTTTTATTTAACTATATTGGAAAAGAGACAGATTAGGGGAATTAGGATGTTAAGTATTAGAGAGCTATCAGTAATTACCAATAAGGACGAAGCATTAATCAAGGATGTCAGCTTTGATTTGCATAGGAAAGAATTGATATTTCTGACAGGCAAGAGCGGATGTGGAAAATCAACTATCTTAAAAGCAATAATGGGAAGCTTAGATGATAATTTGAAGGTTTATTCAACCAAATTTCAAGTTGATGATATAGATGTTAATAAATTGAACAATAGAAGAAAAAGGCGTTTATATGGAAAAAACATAGGATTAATTCCTCAAAACCCAATGAATGTCTTTGATCCAAGAAAAAGTATCAGAAGTCAGATATTAGAAAGTTATAAGGTAAGTCTGGATATCAATAAAAAACAATCTTTAATTTTAGCAAAAGACATGTTATCAAGTGTTAATTTAAAAGAAGTAAACATAATATTAGATTCATTGCCTCATGAGCTGTCAGGTGGAATGTTACAAAGAGTAATAATTGCCATTTTAATTGGAATAAAGCCTGATTATATATTAGCAGATGAACCTGTCTCTGCATTAGATGAAGATAATAAAAATGAAATCATCAAATTGTTATTATCTTTAAAAACACAGTCAGGGCTATTGATAACAACACATAATACTAAATTTCTAAGTTGTAATAATGACAAAACATTGATAATGAAAAACGGAAAAATAATTAAAGAAGAGAAAAGAAATAACTTAAAACCAGTATATAGTGATATTAATTCAATTGATGATAATTATTGTAATGAGGGAGATTTCAAATGGACTGTCTACAAGTGAAAAATGTAATAAAGAGATATTTGCAATTAGATGGTAAAGAAAAGGAAGTCTTAAGAGGAATTGATTTTACTGTAAAAAATCAAGAGACAGTTAGTCTTCTAGGAGAAAGTGGTTGTGGTAAAAGTACCCTTGCAAGAATTATATTAGGAATTGAAAAATTAGACAAAGGTAGTATTGTCATTAATGATACCTCAATAGAAACCTTTAGCTATAATAGGTATAGAAAAATCAGGAATAGTATTCAAGGTGTATTTCAAGATTCTACTGGTTCACTGAATCCTAAGCTAACTGTATTAAAGAATATGGAAGAGGGATTAAAGAACATAAGAAAGATAAATAGATATGATAGGAAAAAACAAATATCAGAGTTAATGGAACAATTAGATCTGCCATTAGATATATTAAAAACACCAGTTAAAGGGCTAAGTGGTGGTGAGCAGAGAAGAGTATCTCTAATAAGAGCTTTATTAGTAAGACCAGATATTTTAATACTAGATGAGATAACCAGTGGATTGGATGTTGAGTCCAAGGAAAAGGTTATATCATTATTGAGTACATATAAGAAACAGTATAATTGCGCCTTTCTGTTGATAACTCATGATAAATCCTTAGCTTATAAGATATCAGATAGGATTTTATATATAGAAGAAGGAATTATTACAAAACAAGGTGAAAGGAAAAGATGAAGAATGAGAAAAAATATAATAATGCTAGTGGTAATGCTGATTATGGGGAGCATGTTAACAGGATGTGGGAAAGATGATAAGAAGGAAAAAGTTATTAGTGAATTAGGTCAAGATAAAAATGCAGAAGTCAGTAAAGCAGAAGATGACAAGGAGAAAGTATTGAATATGGGTTTTGGTGGTAATCTAGAAAATTATACTCCAGTTACAGCATATGGATTGAACTTTACTCCTGTTAATCTAGTTTTCGAAACTTTGGTAAAATATGATAATGGAAAAATTATTCCTTATCTTGCAAAATCATGGAAATGGAATGAAGAAAATAATGAAATAATTTTTTATCTAAGAGATGATGTAGTATTCCATGATGGAGAGAAGTTTAATGCTGAGGCTGTTAAATTAAACTTTGAATGGCAGAAACAAAATATGTTGTTTACATATCTAAAAGGATTACATCTAATAAAAGAAATAGAAGTTGTTGACGACTATGAAGTAAAGTTAAAATATGATGCCCCTTATTATGCAGTTTTGCAAGATTTGTCATCAGCTAATCCAGTGGGAATAGTATCTCCGAAAACTCTTGACATGAATAATTTTGAAGTCATTAATGGATCAGTTGGAACTGGACCTTATAAATATAGTGTTTACGATAATAATATTGGTACCACATTAATGGTAAATGATGATTATTGGGGGGGATCTCCTAAATATGATAAAGTAGTCATTAAATATATACCGGACTCTAATTCTAGAATAATGGCATTAGAATCTGGAGAGATTGACATGATATTTGGGGCTGATTGGATTAGTTATGACGATTATACACAAGAGGTACAGGTTGATAATATAGATGGAAAGATTGCCAAGCAGACAACTAAAACTAGAAATATTCTTCTTAATGCAGGTTCAGATATTTTATCTGATTTAAAAGTTAGAGAAGCAATAGTATATGCTGTTGATAAAGAAGATATTGTCAATAATCTTATGTATGGATATGAAGAGATTGCCCCTAGTATTCTAGATGATGACTTACCTCATTGTGATATTAAATATGATGTTAATAGAAAGTATGATGTAGAGAAAGCAAAAAAATTATTAGAAGAAGCAGGATGGAAAATCTCAAATGATGGTATTAGAGAAAAAGATGGTAAAAGACTCTCTATCAAATTTATATACCAAATGGAGCGTAGTCTTAATAGTGAAATAGCTGAAATTATCAAAGCACAATTAAATAGAATTGGTATCGAAGTAGAAACAGAAGGACT
The window above is part of the Vallitalea guaymasensis genome. Proteins encoded here:
- a CDS encoding ATP-binding cassette domain-containing protein encodes the protein MLSIRELSVITNKDEALIKDVSFDLHRKELIFLTGKSGCGKSTILKAIMGSLDDNLKVYSTKFQVDDIDVNKLNNRRKRRLYGKNIGLIPQNPMNVFDPRKSIRSQILESYKVSLDINKKQSLILAKDMLSSVNLKEVNIILDSLPHELSGGMLQRVIIAILIGIKPDYILADEPVSALDEDNKNEIIKLLLSLKTQSGLLITTHNTKFLSCNNDKTLIMKNGKIIKEEKRNNLKPVYSDINSIDDNYCNEGDFKWTVYK
- a CDS encoding ATP-binding cassette domain-containing protein; translation: MDCLQVKNVIKRYLQLDGKEKEVLRGIDFTVKNQETVSLLGESGCGKSTLARIILGIEKLDKGSIVINDTSIETFSYNRYRKIRNSIQGVFQDSTGSLNPKLTVLKNMEEGLKNIRKINRYDRKKQISELMEQLDLPLDILKTPVKGLSGGEQRRVSLIRALLVRPDILILDEITSGLDVESKEKVISLLSTYKKQYNCAFLLITHDKSLAYKISDRILYIEEGIITKQGERKR
- a CDS encoding ABC transporter permease; amino-acid sequence: MNNKAKTKIILVIIVFVLLAMSNNFTPHNPVKQNLSIRLQPSSKEYPFGTDTLGRCVLSRVLAGGKLTIGIVILSSTMVLILGTVFGLINGLYSGKLEIVFESIINMFTALPPIIYILVFVGIWGGGAFTMILSLTLSNWARVAKLVKAKVDIEKNKAYVFCAITSGASRNRLIFVHILPNCIREILVFMSLICADMIILIASFSFIGIGLGSDTVNWGQMIAEGRSKVRIRPDIILYPAITIFLSTFLFNYIGKETD
- a CDS encoding ABC transporter substrate-binding protein, with the translated sequence MRKNIIMLVVMLIMGSMLTGCGKDDKKEKVISELGQDKNAEVSKAEDDKEKVLNMGFGGNLENYTPVTAYGLNFTPVNLVFETLVKYDNGKIIPYLAKSWKWNEENNEIIFYLRDDVVFHDGEKFNAEAVKLNFEWQKQNMLFTYLKGLHLIKEIEVVDDYEVKLKYDAPYYAVLQDLSSANPVGIVSPKTLDMNNFEVINGSVGTGPYKYSVYDNNIGTTLMVNDDYWGGSPKYDKVVIKYIPDSNSRIMALESGEIDMIFGADWISYDDYTQEVQVDNIDGKIAKQTTKTRNILLNAGSDILSDLKVREAIVYAVDKEDIVNNLMYGYEEIAPSILDDDLPHCDIKYDVNRKYDVEKAKKLLEEAGWKISNDGIREKDGKRLSIKFIYQMERSLNSEIAEIIKAQLNRIGIEVETEGLELMTWFQKGGMGEFDMSIVSTYATPNDPQNFISPMITPQTPGDCLSISSLRDYDKFKKLVETSLITADGEEIDKLYVDILNYLNNNAIYLPISYQKEMVLYRKDKIKDFKFGGCPINLDPTLIKQ